The nucleotide window CGCTTATAGTCTACTGGATTATTCCGAATGGTCTATGGATTCTGTTCCCCTCGATCATCGCTTTTATCTTCATCCAAGAGCTCTCCATATCCCTCAAAGTGGCTGCTGGAGTACAAGGTGCGATTGATCCCGTCCCTTTACCGTCTCTCTCACCGACTGCAGATGCGAACGGCGGAGAGAAGGAAAACGGTCTTAATTCAGAACGTACTTTAGAGGTGGGTCCTAATCCGTATCTAGTTGATCATTCGCAGCTCCCAAGCTGGGCACAGGACAACACGTGGATCGTAAAGGGCTACCGTCGCCCCGGAGCAAAACACCAAGATCCAAGGCTAAAAAAGTATGATCATGGAACAGCGTACAAGTGCTGGCGCAGTGTTTGGGCTTATTGGCACAACGAGACTGGTGAGTACCTCTCTAGAACAATGCATTTTGCCGCAGATGCCTGACGATTTAGATCATTGGAATCCTCGTGTTCACCGGTGTCGCAGTCAACATTCACACGCATCTCTGGGGTGCTGTGTTTTCCGTTGGCCTATTTGTCAGTCATCTTCTACAGCATCTCCATCTTCTTCCAAGCTTCCTTCGTCCTCTATCGCACCATGCCATCTTCTATCCCTCCAGTCTGACATTTACCACTGTCTCGGGCAAGGTCCTTCGCctcgcttcggcttcgtACCCCTTTTCGTCACCGACTAGCCACGCAGCTTCTGCCTCCTGGTTGCCATCAACATCTTCAAGGCTTCTCGCCCGAATATCGTCAATCTTCTTgtcttcttctgcttcttcggcAAGCACTGCCAGCACCAATCTTGCTGATCTCAGCGTTCGCGCTCCCGACACCCTCGATATTGCCGGTTTCACTGCGTTTTTTATCGGCTCGATCATCTGTCTCGGATTTTCGGCGAGCTACCACACCATCCAGTGTCACTCGCACGCGCTTGCCAAGCAGTTTAATAAGCTTGATTACATAGGTATCGTCGTCATGATCGTGGGCTCTTTTCTCCCTGCTTTGCATTACGGGTTTTACTGCCACCCGCACTACCAACTCGCCTACTCGCTGGCGATTACGTCTCTGGGTGCTTTGGCAATGTACGTTGTGCTAGCTCCGTCGTACGCTACCCCGGCATACCGACCCTATCGAACCGCGGTATTTCTCGTGCTCGGCTTGTCAGCCGTGGTACCTGTAGCCCACGTCATTCATATCTACGGATCTAGAACCATCACTGAAACTATGGGCCTACGATTCCTCCTTCTGTCGGGTGCTTTGTACGTCGTCGGTGCAGTGCTGTACGCTGCCAGAGTGCCAGAAAGATTTGCACCGGGAAAGTTTGACATGCTGGGAGCAAGTCATCAAATCTTCCATGTGCTCAttctcgcagctgctgctgcacacTACGTGTCGATCAGAAGAGCGTACGCTTTTTGGCATACCGTCGAGTCGTTTAATTCAGCTGCCGAGAGCGCAAGAGCTGGAGTCTGTGCCGCGCTTCAAACCTGATCAGTTCTCCATGATTCGTTGTTGGATAGAAATATAAGCAAGACACAACCGTGAATGCATTCCGCTCAGCGTTAAGTTTACTGTCTATGCACAACTCGATTGGATTAGAACGAAAAACAGAAATGCTGAGACAATGGCTATGACCAGTGACGGATTCGTTTCGACCCGAGTCAAGGTCATTGAACGTGGAAGCTCGTCCAAAATAGGTAAGACGGAGCGTTTCGAGTTGTAGGTGTGCTGATCGGGTGACGCCAGATGTTTGAGAGAAACAGTAGACTTGGGTATTATCTGTGGGTCTTTGGCCAAATCGtgtgacgacgagcaggagctCGAAGCCAGTAGCGCATCAAGCTTGGATGCAAGCAGATCGATTTTTACATGCAGCTGATCAATCTCTTCACCGCTGcccgcagcagccgcagtGGCAGTGGTAGCGATGTTCTGAACGTTTCCGTCATCTGCCGAATGCTGGTGCATGACCATGCCTGTCGAGGTACCTCCAATGTCCAGCTGTGAATCCATCTGCGTTTCGCTCAAAGACGGCATACgtgcgagcgagatgaggtTGAGGTGGTGCAAGCACGACATCTTGGCTCGCATGATCGAATCAAGTCGACCAACGATCTGATCTGCATCGTCACCGCGTTCGGTTGAAAGAAGAATGTCTCCGAGGGTAGCTTCCTTCCTACGTAGCTCAGAGAGCTCCATCGAATTGAGATAAGACAGAATCCGGCCTTCGTCAGAACCGTGCTGACTTCTCGAGGTCATGCGGTGTGCTGAGACGGATGTTGGCGAAGAGTGATAGGTGAATTGCAGCCATTCCAGCAGGTCTGTTTCTGTCGGGGACACAACCACATCGCGCAAGTCGTTCAAGATCGACTTTAAGATCAGTTCCTTCTGCACATCACCCTGATCCACCTTAAGAAGCGGCTCGACATCCAAGAAGATGGAATACAATTGGCTAGACCATCTCACCAGGTTCTGGTGCAGCTTAAAACGTTCACTTCGCCAGGTCTCTCTCGCATTGTGTACAATGTTGCTCCTCAATTGTTTCGAAATCAGCGTGGTGATCTGTTGCCCCTGGGGCAGCATCTGCGCCCTGTCAAAGCGCAGCGTGTTGTCCATGATCGCATCGGTCGAATATGCCGCTGCATCCACATACTCTTGCGGTACCCTCCAGTTGTGCGATAGACCCTGGTTGAATTCGTCCAGACTCCATGCAGGCGCGCTTTTAGATTCCAGGATCGATGCTAAAGCTGAAGATAGTTCCAATCGAGATGCAATGGAGCGAGCCAGCGGGAGTGAGATCCATAGATCGTCCCAAGGCTCCAAGCCTGCTAACGAAACGTCGAACGACGATAAAGAGAGGTTGCATCTGAGAAGGCCTTGGATGAGTGTCAGCCCGGCAGCGTGAAACATCGGTGAGAGAGTGACGTACGGAACTCGGTGCTCCGGGTCCAGGATTCGAGTAACAGTGAAGGAGGTTGAAGGCGAGGTTAGAGAAGGAATCTCAGCCTCGAAACACGGGCAGAGAGCTGCGTTATGACGACGGGAGAGGTGCAGGACGAAGCGAAGCGGCGACGGTCGCCTTGCTTCAAGTCTCTGCCACAACTCGGTCGAGTTTTCGGCAGGCACCACAAATGGACCAGGGGATGTGCCGAGGAGGTTGTGAGTTGCTGACGATTCCAGCATCGTGCTGAACAGCCACTTTCAGGTCGTCTGTGCTCTCCGCAATGGCCAATCCGAAGTCTGGGCGTGTCTTGCGGCTAGAGGTAGGGTTGAGTCTAGAGAAGGTCACATATGCCGAACCGGGTGAGGAGGGGCCGGTGTTGACAGTTCGATGTGAGCGCCACCGATCGTTCATAAGATTCCAATTTCTTTGCATGCGGGAGGAAGAAGTGACGGAGACATATCATCGGAATGTGATGGTGGAAAAGAGCGAAGATAAAGAGGAGGTGAAAGCGGGGACTGGTCTACCAGAATGTGGGTCTGCGGCCTTTCGTTTCACGGCCTAAGAAACTCCTCCACACAAGCAGTGAGTCCAGTTTCGAAGTTACTGAACCCCTTTAGTCAGGCAGTCACTCGGATCAAACAtgcacaatcgtgaattcgcTGAGCGAACGAGGCCTGAAGCTCAGATATGATTAACGATACATACAAGGCGCAACGGCGGCTGAGCATCACATAGATACAGCTTGTGCTTTTTCAACGTCATTCAGCCAAAAATTGATGCGACAAATCGACCGCATGGTCATTTGCTCTTCTTACCCTCAACGGCGACTGTTTCTCTCCACGACTTGCGAGCCTTCCAGCCGagctcctcttcgccgCTGCTCCACCACATGCTAGCTGCAAACCCAGGTCCCCCGACTAGAGTAGCAGCAATAAATCCTGCCGTGGTCTTTTCCAGCCATAGCGAGCCTGCGGGTGCCTTTGCGATCGCTTTGTCACATTCGATTTCCAGAGGCGACCTGGCCTCGCCCGTTACAGGATGCACCGCTGACTTGTTCCTGAAGGTCGTCTTTTCGGCCACCACGAGCAGAGTCAGCGCAACAGCCGTACCGGCAATATCGCCGAACCAGAAGATAGAGATAGCATCAAGTTTCTCTCCTTGGAAAAAGTAGCCGCGAAGGACGCGATTGAGACCGTACCAGTAAATGAAAGCAGAGAGAGCGGCCATCTTGCGGTAGTACGACCAAGTACGTTCGAACGCATAGCTTACACCCTCAGCATCGTACCTTCGGATGACGCTGCGAGAGGTTGCTTCATCGTTGACTTTGGGAGTGCGGAAGCTGACCCAAGCGATAGGAAGGTACGTCAAGCCTGCGAACTGGATAGCCAGAGCAGCGTAGTTCCACAATGCGCCTTTAGTGTCGGCGAGTACAGTAATGATTGCAACGATACCAACGCCCACATGCAGAAGATTCGCGGTGTAGATGTTATAGGCCGGCGTCGGCACTGGAAGCACGGACGCCTTCGAGACCTTCATGGAACTGTATGCCGCAGGGAGATagacgagcgagaagaagatgcaAGACCAGGGGCCGAGacctgcagcagcgccaatCGTATTGAGCAATACAAGCACGACTCCTGCATTGAGGGATGATTTGCGATTAGGCGAAACAGCTTGGAAGCAGAGGCGATAAGAAAGCGGCAGGGTGAAGGCGATCATGATGGCAAACAAGCCCACGTTCAGACGCTTTTGGGTGCAGCGCTGGAAGAAGCCCATAGTGACGCACAGGAAATTGTCAAGCATCGGTACCGCACCATGCGTGACATCCGTAGCCAGTTTCTGGCGCGATGGGAGGTTGCAAGAGGTAGCCGATGTGCGAAGCGAATCATCTTTCGAGAGAAGGAAAGCCGTGTATTCAGTTGCAGCACCAGCGAGCAGACCAGCGAGCGCAAGACCAAGTATGGGTAGCAGCGATCCTttggccatcttgacgtTGTTCCGGGAGCGATGGGTCCAGTAGAGAGAGGTGTATGGTAGGGAAGAAGGCTGACGGGTACAGATGTGAGAAGGTATGGATGGACACGTGAAATATTGGGCACGCCAACCTATGTAACCGCGTCAAACTTTCACGGCTCTGGAACGTGCGCAGCGTCTCATGTCTGCAGCGAAAAATATTCAAGACTCCACTCATGTCTCTTTCCGGTTGATCGCCGAACCGTGgctctgtgactcgtgactctcgtTTCTCTttccagtcgtgagttaaATTAACTTAGCGCTTTTATTTAAAAAGGCAAACCCTAACATGCAAAATCGATTCGCTTGTTGTCTCGAGCACGTCACACGCCGGCACTCGGAGCGGCGTTGAAGAGGTCGTGTCTTCTCTGCCTTAGCCTCGGCAGAAACAATCAGGAATCGACATGCACAGCTGCACAACACAGCTATCAGGCACCTGACAGATCCTCTTCTGACACTTGAACGCCTTTGTCTTGGCATTGATTGGTAGGGATTCGTACACTGAGCACTTTGACATCCACCACTACGTGCTGTAAACGAAAACACGAGATGGTGCTCGGTTTAGGAAAGAAAAAGAGCAAAGTGCTCCAGACAGCATCTACCACAGAATCCAATATTACTGCACCCGGCAGCAACCCTCATCCTCAGAAGCGAGGCTCATCACGGCTCGCTCATGGCCGAGGTCAAGTGGAGGATAATCTTGCTGTTCCGACACGATACAAGTACGGTAACGAGATTTCCAAGGCGGCTGTTGATGTTGCAGGTCTTCCTGTCAACGTATTTGGGCTTGATGAGCTCACACCTGCTCCATCTCGCGCAAGTGCACCTCCCGCGCCACCGGTTTGCGTGGTAATCCATATGCATGGTCGAGGCGGCTCGGCTGACAACGAGGAAAGGATTGCTCGTCAGCTCTACGACCGCATTTCACGTGACAAGGCAGCCTACCGAGCCCAACAGAATGGCGGCCTCATTGCTACCACATCCATGCAGCGCGATCATTTGCTCGTTACCTTTGATGCTCGCAATCATGGACACCGCACCACCAACCCAGAAGGGCAGAAAGCATGGAAGCAAGGAAATACACGGCACGCAATGGATCTGTATGGTATGATCGTCGGCGACGCACGCGATGCATCTTTTCTTGTCGATTTCTTGCCTTGCTATCTTTTCCCACAAGATGACAGAACGGTGGCCGAGTGGGTGATCACTGGCAAATCTCTAGGAGGGCACTCTACCTGGCACGCGCTCGCTGAGGATCCCCGCTTCAAGATCGGCGTACCTATGATCGGCATGCCCGATTTCTCTCGGCTGCTCGCTTCCCGGACAAGAACTTCATTCGTGACCAACGGGCCGCCATACGTACCAGCGAGTCTCAAGGCGCTGGCCAACCAGATTGATCCGGCACGCACCGCGTATGATAGCTTTGATTCACGACGAAACCCCTTTTGGGGCAAGAAGATCTGTGTGCTCAGCGGAGCCGAGGACAAGTTGGTGCTCTGGGACTGGAATCATGACTTTCTCAAGGCGCTTGTCGTGGGTGAGCCTACGGGTCCCAAGGGCGAGATGCCAGGTTTGAAAATTCACAGGAGACCAGGCGTGGGCCATGAAGTGACTgaagagatggtggaggaggcAGGCGAGTGGATATGGAGATGGGGCATCGTGGTGCCAGAGTAGTTGTAACCAAGTGCTGCGAGTGTGGAGTAAGAACGTCACTTCACGGCCGAGAGACGATCACAgatcgcaatcacgaatctgtgagcaatattcacgatcgtgaCTTTCCCTCGCTGACCAATCGCAAAGGTGTTGTTTAGAAATCCAAATTTGGCCAGAAGCAAGCAATCTTCgggtgctgcagcagctgctgttctCACATTCATTTCCGGCTGTCCGGTCTAACGCGCGCACCGGCCTACGCACacatactcgtgactctcaccaccttgctcttcttTTAGGCTTGTCTTCCTTCACCATCCCCATCGCCTATCGCACTTTTTCTGTGCCATACCACTACGTCCGCTTCGCATCGCATTCAGTGCCGCACTCTTCTGTATTTTCATCCTACACTTCAACCCCACTAAGCACACTAGAGTCCTCCACATCATGGGAAAGCAAGTCGACCTgaacgagctcaagaaccACAAGTCTGGTGAGTTTCCTCAAAGTCGACCTTGAGTGCTAAGCCGATTTAGCTCTTTACAGACTGGAATACTGACCAACATGTCCATAATTGCCCTATGCCTTGTGCCTACCTTTGACCTGCTCTCCGTCTCATGGCTGCGCGTTCGACCTCACAGAGGATTCGGCTTGGGTTGTTGTAGAGGGGAAGGTCTACGATGTCACTGGATTCCTTGACGACGTAAGTACCATTACAGGGTCTTCTGAAGGAATTGCATGTGAGATTTGTTCTGACAAAGAGTCTGTTCTCGGTCCTCTTCTGTTCCGAACGATATGATTCAACCCTGCTCTTAGCATCCAGGAGGAAAGAAGATTTTGCTCAAGAACTGTGGCAAGGACGCCACAGAGGCTTTCTGGACCTACCACAGCGAGAAGATCCTCGAAAAGGTCGCCCAGGAGTACCACATTGGCGAACTCAAGGACTCCGCTAAGCTCTAATGATGATCAGCGATCGCATCTGAAGTCATAAAGAACAGTTTTGTCCATACACAAGTGATCGTTGGTTGATGATACCATTTCATAACGTCACCACTGCGCGTCGCTTTGGTCTCGTCTTCGGGAAGGTTGAGTGAGCGACTACACGATGATCAGCCTAGCTATCAGCCTAGCTGTGAGGTTGAGTCTGAGTATTTGACAGGCAGGGATGCTGTTCTCGCCAGAGCAAGGAACCAAGACGGGAGAGTCAAGACAGCGTCTATTTGTGATTGGTCTCGCCATTTGCCCGGACAAGAAAGCCAGAGTGCAATGAACAACAGACAAAACAGCTTCAGCTCGAGTTTCCGTCCTAACTAACCGAACTTATGTGCCATGACGAAACTGCCGTGAACTATGTGATATCAGGGTCTTACCAGCTTTTTCGACCGTAATTTTGagattcacagattcgcgattcaagattccCGTGTTTGCTAGGCTACCTCGTTTGGAAAAGCCTTCCTCATGATTCTTGCTTCGTCACCTTTCCGCCTTGCCCTTTCCACCTCAATTGCGGTTCCTGGTTCAAGATGACAATATGATCACGAAGCAGCATGCTGAGAGCTCTACCTTACTTGCTCCATATGCTCGCCAAGACTGGAAACACAGCGATCGTATCAAGCGCGAATCCCGGCACATCTACAACAAACTTCACTCGATCTCTCACGACTCTGCATTCGTTCATCAGATCCACTCGCTCTTCTCTTCTCTCCTACTCATAGCAAATTTGAGATGCGGAGCATGGTACACAGACCCAACGATCACCTCTGCCGTCTCGTACTTCAAGTCCACTGATGGTCACACGCATCAATGGAGTTTCAGCTTGAAACGGTCCAACCTCCACCTGGTGCCTGCAATTGCTCATGCAGGAGGAGCGATCGTTGTCGACTCGACCAGACGGGGGAAAAGCATGCCGGATGCTTTAAGCAAGACCATCCCAATCTGGTGCGCCGTGCTGAACAAGGCATCGAACAGAAAATTTGGCTGCCCTCCGGAGAACAAAGAGGGTTTCCTCTTGCACACTCCACAATGGTTGATTCCGCCGACCGAACACGATCAGATTCTGGCAAAAATTGATAGCTTTGTGACTTCattgctcgactcggaccTCGAAGTTCCGCAGCTGAAGAAGCCGCTCAAACCGATCTTCATCACACCGCAGACGGATCTCGATACGATTTCAGAGTCGAAACAGGCAGTCTTTACTCCAATCATCCTGGTGTCGACATCGAAGTTCATCCTGGACTCAGCGCAGCTCAATGCGCATGATATCGAAAACTCGCACAGATCCAAAGACAAGTTCATCTATGTACAAGGAGCAGGTGACGATCACGAGAACTGGGCACGCGGCCTGACTCCAGAAGCGTTCTGGAAGCATCGTACGCAACTTCTTGCATGCGACAAGGAAAGCCTTGAGGCACTGGTGGACACTATAGTTGCAGAGGAGGCGTCATCCGTTCAACCAGGCGGATATTGGTTCACACCACTTTCCGTATCACGTCTTACTGACTGCCCGCCAGTTGCGACTATCGCTTCTGAAGGTGGATCAGACGTACAGATTGGAGCCACAAGAGTCTCCATTGGCACTCGGACAGCACATCACGTCTTTTCAGCTCAAGAGAAAAATCAATACGGCTTGATCATTCACTTTACTGGCTCACCGATGTCTGCCGTTAGCGATGAGCAAACCAGTCAACTCGCTGGATCTCTCTCGTCTCTCCGCCTCTCGCCGGATATAGAGCCCAGAGCAAGGATCCTCCAACTTCAGATGTCACCGAACAAAAAGGGTATATTAGCTGTCCGCACTGCCTATTCACCAGCCATTGATCTAGCCCATCGCACACTTGTCTCCGCACCTTCTTTGTCGACAGACAGAGCTCAGGTACTTATCTGCTGTCAGGACGGCAAAAATTTGTCTGGAAGCCTTGCGGTAGCTATCCTAGCATCGTGCTTCACAGACCAGCGCCAACTGATCACAGATGATACAGCTCGATCACAACATACAGCTGAAATCAGCAAGGACACAACAAAGAGAAGATTGCAGTGGCTTGTCAGTGCCAATCCTCGTGCGGCACCTAGCCGAGCATTTCTTCTCCGCGTCAACGAGCTTCTCATCAGTCCTCGTCGCCGACCGACTAGGAGCAATGCATAGAGCATCAATGTATTGTACCGGACTTTTCAGAGCAACGCTATAGAGCAATGAGATCAAAAGCTGCCACTGAGCTGACCACCATACTCATCCCTTACACTCTGACTGGTTCCGCTCGGTGAATTGGGTGCAGATGAAGACGATTCCGAGTCCGATTCAGCTGCGCGTGTTTCGCCCAGTACCATTCTTGCACGTTTGcgtttggctttggcgtGTGCGTAATCCAGTTCTGCCTGAGCCTGGGCCAAACCTGGCTCGTCCAAGTCTCGCTCCGCTTCCAGACGGCGTGCCCGATTCTTGACGTCTCTCGCGCTTCCCCCTGCTCCGGAGGATACGTCGATCTGAGTAGCCTtggacagcagcagttCGTCTTCAACACCGCAAGCTATGCGCGTTGGTTGCGCAGACGTAGGCCGAATGTTCTTCTGATTCGGCGGAGAGCTGTGAGACGATTGCCGCTGGCCTGACTTGGCGTAGATGTCTTCTTCGACATAGAGCATGAGGTTGATGACGCCCGAGTCGAGTGTTTTGATTGGACGTATTTTGGGGGCCAGGCCATCCGCATCGTGTCCGTTGCTCGGGCGATTGCGGCAGGCTCCAGAAGAACGCCCTAGATTttcagcatcagcaggAATCCAATCTCCTGTACTTGCTTCGTTCTGATCCTTTCCCAGAGGCGGCATGTCATCGTCTACCATCTCGAGCACCACAGCGAACGTGAGCTCAGCGGTAGATGCGACGTCCCCGTCATGACCCTTGAAAGCTACTGCGGTCGGCATGTCGTACAAAATTCCGTCGACAACCATGAGCTTCTGCATAAATCCTCTAAACATCATCTCAAGCTCATTGCTCGTCACATTGTGGGATATCGCCAGATCtctgtctcgctcgtccaTCAATGAGAAGGGCTGGATGTAGTCCAGGTTGAAAACAAAGCGCTCGTATGCGTCGCCAGGGCTGGCATTGCTACCATCGCTCGAAGTTGGTTCGACTGAAGATCCGCATCCTTGTATACGGTCAGTCGGATCTATGACAATATTGGGTCGAATGACGAGAATGACTTTGCGGACGGTACtcttctcgatctcgattCGAAGCGCCGCCAATACGCGGGAAATGTATTCGTTGAGTCCAGGATGTCGTGATTGGTAGCAGGGATGACTGTACTTTTTGCGTCGAGCAAACACATCGTATGGGTACACTGACCGCATACATAGAATCGTGTGAAATGCGACCTCGAGAAAGTCGATGATGCCGGACACAAGTTGATTGTAAGAGAGTGGTGAGTCTTCTAGCCGGTCCCGCGGTGGAACCGCCTTTGAGTGATCACTGTCAAGCTGACGCGCTTTGCCTTTGTCCATTTGCGGTTAATGAATGAGCGATGGCTCGCACAGCTTCAGCCGGCGAAGGAGTTCCCTACAAGACTGGCGCGTTGAGGTCGTGAACGAGGCGTCTTCCCATGCTGTGACCGATGCTGGAAGATCACAACCTTTGTAGCTGAGCATTCAGGGTCCAGTTATGTACAAGAAAGTCATAAGCTCGGAAATCGGTTGTCATCCTCTACATTTCAAGAAGAAACTAAAAAGCTGTGACCCTTCTTCCATCTTGCCCAACAACATCCTACAATCGTTCTAAGCATTCAAGCAGCTCCCCGCCTCTTCTTTTTCCAGGTAGAGGGAGCCTTCCATCGACCATGTGGAAGGTCAAAATGATGGCTTCAAGCTGTCTGActtccagcagctcgattTCCCTCATGGAGTCGATACTTCTTCCTCATCAGACGATCCGTGCGGCCACAACCGTCACCCATGCAGGCTACAAGCGAAGAGAAAGGATACAAGAAAGCTCAGCATATGGTGGAAAGCATACAATCAAGCCGGAGGCATCGTTAGCAGCAAGGCCAAAATCAAGAACACGCGCTTTTCAAGGGTCAACACGCCAGCAAGACAAGGTTGCGAGTCCTCCGTACAATAATAAGGACGAGAGAAGGAGTAATTATGCATATAGCATAAAGAATGTACGTAAG belongs to Mycosarcoma maydis chromosome 3, whole genome shotgun sequence and includes:
- a CDS encoding tRNA A64-2'-O-ribosylphosphate transferase (related to RIT1 - initiator tRNA phosphoribosyl-transferase), which translates into the protein MITKQHAESSTLLAPYARQDWKHSDRIKRESRHIYNKLHSISHDSAFVHQIHSLFSSLLLIANLRCGAWYTDPTITSAVSYFKSTDGHTHQWSFSLKRSNLHLVPAIAHAGGAIVVDSTRRGKSMPDALSKTIPIWCAVLNKASNRKFGCPPENKEGFLLHTPQWLIPPTEHDQILAKIDSFVTSLLDSDLEVPQLKKPLKPIFITPQTDLDTISESKQAVFTPIILVSTSKFILDSAQLNAHDIENSHRSKDKFIYVQGAGDDHENWARGLTPEAFWKHRTQLLACDKESLEALVDTIVAEEASSVQPGGYWFTPLSVSRLTDCPPVATIASEGGSDVQIGATRVSIGTRTAHHVFSAQEKNQYGLIIHFTGSPMSAVSDEQTSQLAGSLSSLRLSPDIEPRARILQLQMSPNKKGILAVRTAYSPAIDLAHRTLVSAPSLSTDRAQVLICCQDGKNLSGSLAVAILASCFTDQRQLITDDTARSQHTAEISKDTTKRRLQWLVSANPRAAPSRAFLLRVNELLISPRRRPTRSNA
- a CDS encoding putative cytochrome b5, producing MGKQVDLNELKNHKSEDSAWVVVEGKVYDVTGFLDDHPGGKKILLKNCGKDATEAFWTYHSEKILEKVAQEYHIGELKDSAKL
- a CDS encoding uncharacterized protein (related to Adiponectin receptor 1), with protein sequence MAATAAIHRPRTLVSAWLLLSSFVVAWDVGYILLRPRSMLGGDLHWIWSPYSLYMNVDYIYGLPSWNTKDGFPAAQSLMNVGESILNLLYIYLVHVKATPASLAVAPIYGLVAVTMTLSKTILYVLNDFCCGWCKTGHNDWYTLIVYWIIPNGLWILFPSIIAFIFIQELSISLKVAAGVQGAIDPVPLPSLSPTADANGGEKENGLNSERTLEVGPNPYLVDHSQLPSWAQDNTWIVKGYRRPGAKHQDPRLKKYDHGTAYKCWRSVWAYWHNETVNIHTHLWGAVFSVGLFVSHLLQHLHLLPSFLRPLSHHAIFYPSSLTFTTVSGKVLRLASASYPFSSPTSHAASASWLPSTSSRLLARISSIFLSSSASSASTASTNLADLSVRAPDTLDIAGFTAFFIGSIICLGFSASYHTIQCHSHALAKQFNKLDYIGIVVMIVGSFLPALHYGFYCHPHYQLAYSLAITSLGALAMYVVLAPSYATPAYRPYRTAVFLVLGLSAVVPVAHVIHIYGSRTITETMGLRFLLLSGALYVVGAVLYAARVPERFAPGKFDMLGASHQIFHVLILAAAAAHYVSIRRAYAFWHTVESFNSAAESARAGVCAALQT
- a CDS encoding uncharacterized protein (related to mitotic spindle assembly checkpoint protein mad2b); translation: MDKGKARQLDSDHSKAVPPRDRLEDSPLSYNQLVSGIIDFLEVAFHTILCMRSVYPYDVFARRKKYSHPCYQSRHPGLNEYISRVLAALRIEIEKSTVRKVILVIRPNIVIDPTDRIQGCGSSVEPTSSDGSNASPGDAYERFVFNLDYIQPFSLMDERDRDLAISHNVTSNELEMMFRGFMQKLMVVDGILYDMPTAVAFKGHDGDVASTAELTFAVVLEMVDDDMPPLGKDQNEASTGDWIPADAENLGRSSGACRNRPSNGHDADGLAPKIRPIKTLDSGVINLMLYVEEDIYAKSGQRQSSHSSPPNQKNIRPTSAQPTRIACGVEDELLLSKATQIDVSSGAGGSARDVKNRARRLEAERDLDEPGLAQAQAELDYAHAKAKRKRARMVLGETRAAESDSESSSSAPNSPSGTSQSVRDEYGGQLSGSF